The genomic region acctgccccccctaactcctaattatttttttttttgtattagtagtcacatggaggggaaaaaaaaaaaaaaaaacttctacttgttgaaacttgaaagtgaccaatccacctatttcactatttttttttaattttatattattatttacacaatttttactatatatgatacttttcacagcattttatctttgaaaatgatgctagagatattacaaattttactacttatgtcttacaaattggcatgttatcaatcacaaaaaataatttcaaatatttattcattatattttttaagtaacactaattatatttttactccatcagtttgtaaattttttagtagctatgaattggttttttttgtttatttattttaataatatgaaatatattcatatttgcttaaaatcgtttatttattttgttattattgttgattaatgttttttagataaatttcacttttaatatcgttttttaattttgccctctctagactaaaatcctagctcTGCCactgatatacatatataatatgtgATGAATGAGAACCACATGTAAGGTAAATTTAGTAAAAGGCTAGGCATATAGAATAAGAACTTACATAATGTTAcgtcatttttgttttttaaaaagagagaaaaattatatatatatatatttttacttggtgtgacatcaatttttttcctattaaaaagAAAGACGCATCATAGTTATATCTAATTATAAATGATATGATCAATATTAAATGAAATTATAGATTTACaatatttgatttaaaaaatgataacaacCAAGTGTGTGCGTTGCGACCAATCAGTATTCAGGAGTGTTGGATTGGGCGGTCTTTTGAACAGCCTTGTCTTGTTGGATTTTTCCATTCATTATTATGTAATATTTGCATATTATGATGTAAGGAGCAAAGtgattttatatatacttaatggtccgtttggattaaaaggagtagagtagagtagagtaaatttAGCCTAAAATTAGTCTAGTTTTAACCAACTTTATTCTACTCTCCTCCGCTCTCGGCCCTCCTCCTCCCCTCCATATATCCAAACGGGCCATTAGCGATTTATATTatagtttctcttttcttttactgCTCAAAATACTTGTATTTTTAATATATCCCACTTCTAAAACAGCAGATaagttttaatcttaaaaattttggggtcaatAATAATCAGACTTCAAATATATGTTTCCTTTTTTCAgtcattttattctatttatCCAAAATTATACTTTTCGTTATTTTCCATTCTTATATATGTCATTTTTCACtagtattaatattaatattttgacatttttttctaCTCTTTTTCGTTCTCTCCACATATCCGCTCCAACTTCTACAAATAATACGAAAAATGCAAGGCAACATTAATGCACATGCAATGTGTGACCCATAAGAGACTCCAAATAATAGAGACAATATATGTCACACTCTATCACATAGTAATTGTCTAAAGTAATAGTCCAACATCTGTACCATTTTTCTTATAAGAATTTTCTAtacttttattaagaaaattgacCTTTCGGTGCCCACTTTTTTAAATGGCCCAAAATAACTACAcgttaatttttcttttttcttttttttaagaaaagaaaaacaactcTAAGTTATAGTagcaaataaggaaaaaaaacacacatttcAAATACTTAAACTTTAGATCAAGTTTATAATTTAAAGCAAAATACAAGTTAATAGCAGCTTCTCAcatcacttttcttttctttttcttcaagagaaaTTGGTTCACTTAAACAGGAAATGAgtaatgaataataaaaataaagtttagaaaagtaattaatttcCACTGTTGTACTAGTGGGAGTAGAATTGTATCATTTGTGTCCATCTGTTTAACCCCTAAACAACTCCAATGTGTATTAGGTTGGTTTTGGAAGGGAAAAAGTAGCCACCAAAGAGTTTTATTCTCTCAAGTCTTcgtttttttgacttttttggtGTCTACTTTTTTAAATGGTCCAAAATtaaaacacatatatatatatatatatatatatatatatatatatatatatatttatttatcaaaaaagaaactcTAAGTTATAGTggcaaataagaaaaaaaaattcaaatacttaaaTTTAGAACACTTTTATAATTTAAAGCACAATAAAAGTTAATAGTAGCTTCTCACATTCTGCTCTTTTTATGCGTGTTGAAgacttttgttttcttctcttttttcaagAGAAATTGTTTCTCCTAAAAAGGAAGtgaataattaataataaaaataaaatttagaaaactaattaattaatttccaCTGCTGTACTAGTGGGTGTAGAATTGTAACCTTTGTGTCCATCTGTTTAACTCTTAAacaacttcaatgtgtattaggttagtgtttttttttttttttttgagaaacatagaGAAACATATTAGGTTAGTAttggaagtaaaaaaaaaaaaaaaaaaaaagacaccaaagagttttattctcttaataatagtatagataattttctttacttttccgattaaaaagaaaaaaaaaaaacattaatttgttTATAACTGCTTACACTTAATTTCTCATAGGAAAACGAAGCCTTTGTCCTTGACTAATTGAACAGCTGTGTTGTGGCATTGAttgaacaaaagaaataaaaacaaaggagGATTGGAAAAGATGAGTATGAGACAAAAGACGACGACTAAGGAATGGATTTGTCCTTGGCTAATTAAAGTGGACAGCTAAGTTGGAGTTACAGGTCGGTGGCTATACACAAGTGGACGATGGAGACCTAACATTTGCAATATTAAGAAAAGTAGAGCTTTGAGTGCCTAACTATTATATAGCCTGTAAGACAAGGGTATAGCCAGAATTTGTTACTTAggggacattttttttttttttgttaatacgAAAAAtacatgtgtgtatatatatatatatatatatatatatatatatagacatacaTGTGTTGCTTTAACATTGAAAGAACTTGTTTTTAACTCACTCATCTTGTTACCTAAAGAGTGTTTGAGAGATTGtttgaaattacaaaaattcTTTCCAATAAGAATCCTTTGAGTGTATAGATACCTCATCTTATACCTCTTATGACTTGAGTCCTCATTCAGTCGGTTCCCAATGACGATACCACTAGAAGGGTTTAGGGCTAATCTAAGGTCTAGCCATAAGAACTCTTTAGTTGAAAGatgtttttggaaaagaaaaaccttaCATGAACCCTAAGCATGCGTATGTAGCCTCAAGCATGAATACACAGCCTTGCGCATGCACATTAGGGTTTCAGAAAGCCATGTAAGGAAAGTTTTTAATGGAATATATGGTAGACCTGATCCCACATCACTTATGAAGACCCCTACCCCTCCTCTTTGAACATTATAAAAGTCCTCATGGCTCATTTTCCACAGCACACTAAATCCACTCCAAAATAGTGATTTAAGATAGGCTTTTTACTTCAAAAAATTAACATCCTAAAGTAAAGTTTCTTGGCTAGGACATATTTTGGTTCTTATCCCTCTAGTCAAACTTACTAACCCACTAGGTAATTTGTTTTGTAAATTGACTGAGGAgaacggtcaaaatcaagctccAAGAGCTCTTGTGTTTAAGGTAAGGGCCTAACCtaatttctattattatattgtttttttcttgtttccatTGTTTTGATTATCCTTTATGTAGTTTAGGTTTATTGCTTTGTAGATTAGAAGCATGCTAGGACAAGAACACACGTATACATGCTTCTGCTTGCGCACGCATGTTTAACCCAGAAACATAGAATTGTTTGTTCTTCtgctttctttctattttattagtttaaatgcATGTTTTAGGTCTGTATAGTTTAGTTTATGCTTTTTTAGGTTAGTATGTAGTagtataacatgttttatatgATTTGATTATTAGATTAAGAATTAGGGTTAATATGCTTGTGCGAATACTTGAACTTACGTTTGAACATGAACATACATTAATGTATAGGTGTTGTGGTGTTGTGGCATTGTGAAACAGTGAGGTAAGTGAATGTAAGTCATGCATTATAACATGGACATGCATATATGCGATGAGTGTGATGTGCTTGACGAACATATGATGCCTTGTTATGTGCAATGCTTGGATGATGAACACGATTGATACTCCTTGCCTATGGCCCTTGAATGTTGTAATGATATGCTTGCTACCCATATGCTACATGATGCCATGTAATATCTTATTCCATGAGATAAAGCATGAAATGGCTAGATGAAGGGTAGGACGTGTACCATGCCTAAATGAATATTAGATTATGATTGTGGATGAAATGATGATATGTCTATTTAGATGAATTTTAGGACATGATGAGATACATTCGTTGACATCGATAATGATGTGACAAGTTGATATGTCTATAAAATGCCATATGATATGCTatgatagatgaatgctaggtttTTTACTAGATGCATGTTCAAAAATTAGAAGAATTAAAtattactccaaaaaaaaaacggtaCCATTACCAATATGGACATGCCATTTGTTAGTTTGATACATGAATGATTAATCtattaaagtaaaaaacaaaaaacaaaacaaaacaaaaatcactttTGTAATCGTTGTGCTTCTTTCTTGTTTATCCTATAAATCAACGGGAGCGCTGAAGAGCTCCCACAGAAATAAAGGCAACAATGGGACTCACACCCAAACTTTATTGTCTTTGAGTACCTTCTAGCCCAGACTCAACCCTAAAATAGATTTATTAATACAACCTAATTTTGAtatgtgttaggacatatgtgaaacttgttagaacatatgttatgtaaattggctaatcctttgattgtaattgagtagatctaaaatgagtttagtacttcaaggaataagagttcaagtctagtattgaaaccatgcaaatttatctaagaatcaagtgaagaagcattgttcattaaagctcaacaaatAGCTTCACAGataatatctatcgaggtttaataagGAATctcgacaactgctcgacagAAACAGTATCTATCTAGAATTAAGAAATTCACAttttcagatctatttttcatgcatatccaagTTATTTGTgcaggatttcttttctcacaatcctagacatatataaggattctTTTAAGAGCCGTCTCAtgtgatgcaaagtgattattcatgcatattgtgaccggagacaatttgccctaattcattatattttttgtagAAGCTATTGCGTATTTgcaccaagggttttgtaactaaggagTTTCGTAACTAAGGAGTTTCTTGATATTCATCGTATagatgaattgaagaattttgcagccaacatctttctcaagttggtgtgttagccacgtacttggatccgtgcatcaattgGTTGGTCACGTACTTGGAGTCgtacattaaaaaaagagattgtcactacattacaagcccaattgggtattggggtaatggttcaactataggttggtattaaGTACTGTGattcattttacttgtaatcgcttgttttgataatagtggattctcggaagtagtgatcttaaattcacccggtgagattttgccttggtggttttccccattcgtaaacaaatcactcgtgtcaaatttaatttccactgcatttagttatttggtgatttgtttgtgctaccacgcttattgcatgtaattgaatctaattaagtgtttaatttaccaaaggagtcaatacattcttagcctatcaaTATGTTCTACACTAGGATTCACCAACACATTTATGAACCCTATCAGTAATATAATTGTTGGAACAAAAGTAGACCACATAttaaatgattgcaaaagtaaAAACAAGTTGGGCTTTTGCTCAAAATAGAAACGTGCTATTAACTTTTTATTAGGTAAATTCAAATAAGCAAAAGAAACATAGTTAGTACTACAAAGGCAGAGGAACCAACTTAGCTAGAGCCTATGTGGCCTGATGAGATGcagataaaaatgaaattaattatgTCTACTGATATCAGGAAGTGGTTTTCCTTCAAGGAAGTATTTGATCAAAGAAAATGCTCTCGCGGGTTGGTAGCTCGGCACTTGATGTCCTGCTTCTCTTACTGTCGCAAATGTTAGGTCTCCCTCATACACTTGTGTATAGCCACCAACCTgtgacaacaacaaaaaaagttatCTTCACTATTGAATAAAGGATGTTAGGATATTTTGAGctttttgaaggaaaaacatGTATTGTAATATTCAAGATAAATAGAACTATGCAATACCTGATCTTTGGTGAGGAACCAAGGATGCCATGCAGTCTTTATAGGGAGCTTCATTTTGTTTATAGAGTATTTTGTTGAAGTAACTGGAACCCTTCCATCAATATCACCACTACATTTCATCCAATAAAGACTCATTTGAGATTTGTATATTTACTTTGATTATCATATAATGATCAGAATATATAAGGATGCCAAGATATGATCCACAAGTCTTAAACAAGAGGTAAAAAGTCAGTGAAATAATCAATAGCTTCTTTGCCTCTAACATGTTAACATGTGGTAAGCACTGAAACATCCTAGAAATTAAGGTTAACTCTTCAAAACTCCTTGTGATTTTGAAGTTAAGATGACCTGTATCTGGGATTTGATTTCCTCTATATGTTGTAGTTTGTAGTCCGTAACCATTTTATAACCAATCAAACCCCAAGTAATAGTAATTAAGACCTAttggtttcaacttttttttttttaaatctaaaataaaaattctattttaatctACTCTAAGTTTATATGTGTAAAGTTTCATCTAAACACTTGAACCTCAATCTTTGCTCTCTCCTTTAGGTCTCTttattctagaatttttttctcTAGAATAAAAAGACCTAAAGGAAGTAGATAAGTTTGTGGTCGTTAAGCAAATGAAAGAGGTTAATTTTTTCCATTAAGGCAGAGTATTGATCTTAGCAAAGATGAACtatgtaattatttataaacCAATTAGcaataataacaattaataatgctaaattgcaaattacaatGATCTAACTTTGACCTGTTTTcacttcagtttttttttcccccaaacatttaacattaatttgtttttcatttagTTATTTTGTCTAATTTCATCAAACATCATCGTTAGTTTAATGATTTTTTCACTTTCCAATGCAACTTCATTTTGGTGGACATAAAgaatgacaaaattgaaaatacaagTTAAATAacttacaaaaattaagattattgAATTGAAAACGTTTCTAAATTAATTAGAGAtagtaacaaaaacaaaaaataaataaagattaatTCCTAATTGTGTCAATATAGAACAACGAAAGATATGACAATAATACTTTTACCTGAAAATCCACACTCGAAGGCCATTGGCCATGAGCTCCTGCAAATGGGGAATGATGGTTGATGGACTATCAACCCATTTCTGTATGACATCACTACATGGTTCCCAGTCATGTGTGAGTCTAGTAACATTGGCATGTAGGGCTTCTTGAACATCAGGCCTATTCATATAAGCATGTACATAGTACTCGCTGCATGGATCAAATCTAAATATCTGCACCACAAAATAACAGAACAATGTAAATTAGTACATTTTTAGGAGCAAAAACTCATAATATGCTGTGTTATAAATGACATCTCTTTTAAATAATGAGTCCCTTTGGTTAAGTGATTTGGGAGCCTTAAAACGCAtttttaaaacctaaaaccttGTTTCACAACTTCAAATCCTCataaactatttataaatgttCATTCTAAACCTAAAACACCATTTCTCAAGCTTGCACCCAATTTTTTCAGACTAATGCAACATGAATGATGCGTGAAAAAgtaaatagaaaatagaaatccTTAACCACCCCTAAGTTCTAAAGCTAAAAAGCACAGTTTTTGCTTAACAATTTAAGCACTTTTGTATCTTAATTAGAAGCATGTATgcaatgaaggaaaaaaaattacataaattttgtaagaacttGGATTCCTTAATTTAATAACCACTATTATATTTTCCCTTCTTGTTTATTCTTTCTCACTTCAAACTCACTagaaaaatttatcaacttacAGATGTTTTCTTGGGCTGAGCTGTGAGATTGGAAGAGGAGCACAAGGGAGCATAAATGTTATAGATGTCGATGGAGGAAATATCCTTCAACGCTGCTTCACGGGCTGCAATGCACTCACGAGATGGAGTGGAGGCATTGGATGAGAAGTTgcaatatttttgtatttgatacaCATCTCGGTCTGAAACGATTGCATGGGTCTCAAGGTAATCAAGCATTCCTTGCGTATCTGTTTCATCGTTGATCAATGCATTTCCAATCTGCattatgaaaatgaaaacattaaGATATTTGTTTTGTAAATCTATAATTACGATGGAAGAaagatttgaaccctaaataCATGTTTCTATTAGAAACGTCAAAGATGTTAACcaattaagtttcaaaataattCTAGGCTAACcaataaactaattttaaaattataatatttactatATATAAGTAGTTTTAGAATTATGTGGCTTGCTCTACAACTATTTCAAGCTTGAGCCTCTTGAACCGAGAATCCTACCTTTACCTTCATCTCCTCGTTGCTTCAccattattacttttttttaaaaaaattaatttttaactgcatttattttatttttttttacaattcgaTAGTTGGAACGATTTGAACCATGGATACTTCTATGTAAATTAAACACCAGCCGTCCACACATTTTGGCCTTTAATATGTATAGTCAAATCATCtataattttcatttgataGTATTTAGATCTTACAACTTTTTAAAGACATTTCTTTTACAAATGGTAAAAGCTGTAACTTAAAAAATCATGGAGTCAAATGACTTAAATCTCTTATCTCTACATGTGTAATGAGAATATCCTTATTCCTATGATTAGTCGGTCAATGATATCAACATTTTACTTctaaaaaaagatattagtaTTCTCttatttcattattaaaaatCTTATAACTTAACGTTGGTGCCTTCTAGATGTTTGGTGCTTCTAACGAAAATATTCTAGGTTTAAATCTCCTTTACCTTATTGTAACTACTGAAATTATctacaacccaaaaaaaaaaaaaaaactcattttatcCATATGTGAATATATCTGAAGTTCGCTGTCTTTTACAAATTGGTTTAAAGAATAATTTGGAGTTTAAACATCTCAATGATCTTGAATAATGACTATCAGattctaaaattgaaaaaagaaactcacaaaccaaacaaacttATAAactgttttttgtttatataaactTCTACCAAACAGTTTTTCAATAACTAATTGTACTCTAGAACGTCAATTCACCTTGTAAATCATTTTAAAGTTTGTATGTCATGTGATTACCAAAATGAAGTATGTTGTTAATTACAGTCTAAAATACTAAGGATGTCTTCCTTCACCATCATGATAATTTTTGAGAATGGAAAGACTAACAAGTAGTGTGACATCTAACTAAATGCTTCTCATAGACTATTATCTAAATTACaattgtatgtgtgtgttttgagagagagagagagagagagatacaatgATTCCTTTGAGGTTGATAATGGTGTTCTTAGCTTTCTTATTATGGAAGAGAATGGTATGAGCAAGTTGAGGAACATAATGCCCAGCATAGCTTTCTCCAGAAACATAAAAATCACGATTCTTGTACTCAGGAAATCTTCTCAGCCAATtcaataaaaacacataattaTCTCCTGCAGTTCTTCTATCCCCACTCATACTATAATCCAATGTTGTGTTGGAATACGAAAATCCTACCCCGGCTGGAGATTCAAGGAACAAAACATTTGCGGctgaaaagaaaattcaaataaataaacattgaaaatctcttttttggaaaataatgagaattacattgttaaattttgaaaaaaaaaataaccataaaataaatgttatgaGATATATAGCTATACCAttattccatgaaaatttgTTGTCATAAagtgttttgccatcactatgcACACGAAATGGTCCGAGCTCTTGCATTGCTCCATAAGCAAGAGATGAGCAACCAGGACCTATGGAGAAATTAAGCTAGAATAATAATCATCAAATAGGACCATATTATAACTAAATGGCAGATACTTAAGATGTAGATAACATTTCTTCTCTGTTGACAAATATAACATCGAGTTatagtatttaatttttacacttttattttctatttaaatgGTATACATGCCAGTAACATCAAAATATAAATGCTAAAGTAATTAATAATACccgttaggttctaaaagtttagatgAGCACAAACTTTTCCAAGTATAAATTCTTAAGTATATAGGTATATTAGGCAATGCTCAAGTTGCTACAAGTCAGAATACAAGAAAAAGGAAGCTGCAGGTTCAAAAATTCGAAACATGTTAGGTTCGACTAATCGAGAAGAAGACTCGATCTATCAAGACACGGAtcagcaaaatttaatttcgGTCCAACAGCTCATTAAACCCATTaagtgattagggtttcagatctaattcTAAACCCTAAGACACGTTTTGTTATGACTTTGGAGGTGTTTttttgagatctaaaaggtattctgtcttttcctttcaaaatcacTACCGGAATTCCATCTACACATTATTAGAACCGGTAGATCTAAAGTTGCTACTACAATATCATACATAGATGATGATTTTAAACTTGGAGTGGGATCTCACAGTCACAAACATGGGTGTTTGTGTGTGACATATTCAAATAGAAGAGTTCATGGATTCAGTGGTCTTGTGAGTAAGTACTATAAGAGTTAGCTTTAGATTTAGGGAAaaatctattgtaaaactttCATTCTATCATAGTGAATTTGTTGCATTGAGAATAGATTAGATTAAATCATTCCCAGGtgttttaccttgaaactgttGGTTTCATTGTTTTTTCTAGGTTATCATATTACTTGTCTTTTTAACTTTTCTGCACTAAGTAATATGAATGtatgtgtttaacctagatctaaataataTACCTAAATACTAACCtagttaaataattaagttAAACAATCTGAGTATATAGGAGTCTAAATGAACAAACAATACCATAACAAGGCTTCTTCTTATTTTGTgtagtgttatatatatatatatatatatatatatatatatatatatatatatatatatttgttttaagtATTAGTTATAGGCTTCTTTAGGAACAATTGACTATTGTTCAAAGTAAAGTTTGATGGGGTAGCAATGCTTTTTGTGCAACCGCGGctccaagattttttttcttaggggtaaaaaaaaaaaaagttaatcttGAGTAAGAGATGAATTTCATGGTCtacataattttattcaaatttttccatagtactaagaagataataaaagataaattataagttcatTCGGTATATTGTTTCTTCATATAATGAACATACTAATTATGATTGCTAAGATTAAATGTTGGAAATAATCTATAGTTTTTAAATACAATACCACTGTGTACCCATGGCATGATGATTACTTCATACGTATAAGTTCTTTTTGGGGTGGGGAACAAGGGCCAAGATTCAAGTTTttaggagagagtttcacacacatatacacttagattagattagagtgAGATTTCcatatcatattaaaaaaataaaaatactacaaatatattaattattgttgttaagtgaactttaattattattaattagaatatttttatcaattagtGTATGTCTTTACTTTGTCCAATTTCTTTAATTAACAATTGAACCCAACTTTGACAGCGTACTATtggttttataattttatttagaaaatttttgttgtgttaacatttatttttgtcttCACTCAATCACTTCTTTGTCCCACACCCCTTgtctaattgttttttttttcttttagaataatctattgtctaattttttaattgtcttTTAAAGTTAGCTAGCATTCTCTAAATACTAATTGACTCATGCCCTAATCCCCActtaataaataacaaataaaaaaaagtaaatcagCCTATCCACTCACATATTCGATCAAAAGTATACATTAATTCAACTCAATTTCGACAACTATTGGTCTTTGTAATTCtgttaagaaaatttttgttgtgttgaCATTTATTTTTGTCTTCACCCAATCACTCCCCCGTCTTATGCCccttgtctaattttttttttttttttttagaatcatccCTTATctaattgtttaattgttttttagtgTTAATATTTACTAACTACTGGTTGACTAACTGGCCTATACCCCAATCCCCtcttaacaaataacaaataaaaaatacattcaaATTCAGCCACTCCGCTTGCAGATTCGATCAAAAACTATATTTGCAAGATTAGATTGTTAAAGAGatcatatttaatattattttagttggttttgaacttttaaaaatatagatttagggACTCAAGAcgttgaaatttttatttttttattcaagggTGGCGTTAGCTTTGCTCTAGG from Castanea sativa cultivar Marrone di Chiusa Pesio chromosome 11, ASM4071231v1 harbors:
- the LOC142614636 gene encoding serine carboxypeptidase-like 40, whose translation is MESKPFCWILLSLLILSCFVSQTHEKMQEQTLDYLHNSTLKKSSGFDTSFFEAVDNFNETNVHPQEGLKEKDRIERLPGQTQVNFSQYGGYVTVDKSAGRALYYYFVEAQHSKDSLPLLLWLNGGPGCSSLAYGAMQELGPFRVHSDGKTLYDNKFSWNNAANVLFLESPAGVGFSYSNTTLDYSMSGDRRTAGDNYVFLLNWLRRFPEYKNRDFYVSGESYAGHYVPQLAHTILFHNKKAKNTIINLKGIIIGNALINDETDTQGMLDYLETHAIVSDRDVYQIQKYCNFSSNASTPSRECIAAREAALKDISSIDIYNIYAPLCSSSNLTAQPKKTSIFRFDPCSEYYVHAYMNRPDVQEALHANVTRLTHDWEPCSDVIQKWVDSPSTIIPHLQELMANGLRVWIFSGDIDGRVPVTSTKYSINKMKLPIKTAWHPWFLTKEVGGYTQVYEGDLTFATVREAGHQVPSYQPARAFSLIKYFLEGKPLPDISRHN